One genomic segment of Besnoitia besnoiti strain Bb-Ger1 chromosome VII, whole genome shotgun sequence includes these proteins:
- a CDS encoding hypothetical protein (encoded by transcript BESB_076610), with product MMITTNRSCEIHFINNTSVVWYRHLHSSYHGTWLQPPRESIFPNQTMVCLAECTRSFGTFSGKIQYAVVLNDIEYIVSSEYEIPILGDNKHVSVMGCSADPRKKKMPDPQKIFELSYTADTFVYSKFLITVRETAEGAVFLQKCREDLERALTDFYAVFPQGIADPLDVPRRIPMHFVWNVKNIDWKKRLRKSHRSMLIRIVNLTTHLLVLDPRREEKERLEEGLWLEFPSDQIPPLCFTEFGCQSDGFLFGTGGSCTYIIPGRPGQFVFFWDQPGMGGCRSLGVHTGSAFRVFKHSENLNEGTIVFHIIDPSRPPWVQIVQARALHPQRLAALQASSSSRSSEARGGSAALQLASASSAAHREFLRDSSDLTASLIAYLRRVSLEPGGALGADSFSPGIAPHFVRSGDVAASSVSSGSTAPPGGASAEEPLGTARSGIGGSPSGGASGLLAASAPAGSRTVRGSSAPSADGEDGSRWTGSVEISLVSPRAFFCALQSTKTLRGTLQPNSLLYIQWRIGSELFERVFGPDERVYLHGGLVGGLEKNPTELILRAEPVSLRRLPPGLKVAEVYPSDSSGGISVFPLSAGAAAGAGASAGIRPVTSEGELLEVLVRGFRICASGLLREVSERMEAAFGVDWLVKCDLPRHHIWKDLLGNGEGEQIDLEGLLHIMTAFWDEVFEERLEDPQPLHAMQAVVIYWATQELAVLDGPCVFSFFETATGVLRKLGQTAYAQKLQELGRALDGTATGLFAAPGGPTAASSSEGGVAAASASVPASLNEGTSGSAACGKAASARA from the exons ATGATGATCACAACGAATCGGTCGTGCGAAATTCACTTCATCAACAACACCTC CGTTGTTTGGTACCGTCACCTCCACTCCTCCTACCATGGAACGTGGTTACAGCCTCCGCGGGAAAGCATTT TCCCGAACCAGACGATGGTCTGCCTGGCTGAGTGCACGCGCTCCTTCGGCACCTTCTCGGGCAAG ATTCAGTACGCCGTCGTGCTGAATGACATCGAGTACATTGTCAGCTCTGAGTATGAAATTCCGATCCTCGGTGACAACAA ACACGTGAGCGTCAtgggctgcagcgcggatccgcggaagaagaaaatgcCCGACCCGCAGAAGATTTTCGAGCTCTCGTACACTGCAGACACCTTCGTCTACAGCAAG TTTCTGATCACCGTCAGAGAGACGGCCGAAGGCGCGGTCTTCCTGCAGA AGTGTCGCGAGGATCTCGAGCGGGCGCTCACGGACTTCTACGCAGTCTTTCCTCAGGGCATCGCCGACCCTCTCGACGTGCCGCGGCGCATTCCGATGCACTTTGTCTGGAATGTGAAAAATATCGACTGGAAGAAGCGCCTTCGAAAGTCGCATCGCTCCATGCTGATTCGCATCGTGAACCTGACGACGCACCTACTCGTCCTCGATCCccgccgcgaagaaaaggaacGCCTCGAAGAGGGCTTGTGGCTCGAG TTCCCCAGCGATCAGATCCCGCCGCTGTGCTTCACGGAGTTCGGGTGTCAGAGCGACGGGTTTCTTTTTGGCACGGGAGGCAGCTGCACTTATATCATCCCCGGGCGGCCAGG GCAGTTTGTCTTCTTCTGGGATCAGCCGGGCAtgggcggctgccgcagttTAGGTGTCCATACCGGCTCGGCATTTCGCGTCTTCAAGCACAGCGAAAACCTCAACGAAGGCACGATTGTTTTCCACATCATCGACCCCAGTCGCCCGCCCTGGGTCCAG ATCGTTCAAGCGCGCGCGTTGCatccgcagcgcctggcggcgctccaggcctcgtcgtcttcgcgttcgtcggaggcgcggggggggtCGGCCGCACTGCAgctcgcttccgcgtcgtccgctgcGCACCGCGAGTTCCTTCGAGACAGCTCGGACTTAACGGCTTCGCTGATCGCCTACTTGCGTCGCGTGTCGCTGGAGccgggcggcgccctcggggcAGACAGCTTCTCACCCGGCATCGCTCCACACTTTGTGCGGTCCGGAGACGTCGCCGCGAGTTCCGTCTCTAGCGGGTCGACAGCCCCGCCGGGCGGTGCGTCTGCTGAAGAGCCGCTGGGAACTGCGCGCTCAGGCATCGGAGGCAGTCCCTCCGGAGGCGCCTCGGGgctcctcgcggcctccgcgcccgctgggAGCCGCACAGTGCGCGGTTccagcgcgccctccgccgacggcgaggacggcTCGAGGTGGACAGGAAGCGTGGAAATCAGCCTCGTCAGCCCGCGAGCGTTTTTCT GCGCACTGCAAAGCACCAAGACGCTGCGAGGCACCCTCCAGCCGAATTCGCTGCTGTATATCCAGTGGCGCATCGGCAGCGAGCTCTTTGAGCGCGTGTTCGGTCCCGACGAGCGCGTCTACCTCCACGGCGGACTCGTTGGCGGACTCGAGAAGAACCCGACCGAGCTGATTCTGCGCGCGGAGCCAGTCAGTCTGAGGAGATTGCCGCCGGGCCTGAAG GTCGCTGAAGTGTATCCGTCGGACAGCTCGGGGGGTATTTCGGTTTTCCCGCtgtccgcgggcgccgcggcgggcgcgggcgcttctGCAGGCATCAGGCCGGTCACGAGCGAAGGCGAATTACTGGAAGTCCTCGTTCGGGGCTTCCGGATTTGCGCAAGCGGCCTCTTGCGCGAAGTGTCTGAGCGCATGGAGGCCGCGTTCGGTGTCGACTGGCTCGTCAAGTGCGACCTGCCTAGACATCACATCTGGAAAGACCTCCTGGGCaacggagaaggcgagcaaATCGATTTGGAAGGGCTTCTCCACATCATG ACGGCCTTTTGGGATGAAGTTTTTGAAGAGCGTCTCGAAGACCCGCAACCTCTCCACGCGATGCAG GCTGTCGTCATCTACTGGGCTACACAAGAACTGGCAGTCCTGGACGGTCcctgcgttttttctttctttgaAACCGCCACCGGCGTCCTGAGG AAATTGGGACAGACGGCCTACGCGCAGAAATTGCAAGAGCTGGGCCGCGCACTAGACGGCACTGCGACCGGACTTTTCGCCGCTCCCGGCGGCCCGACTGCGGCAAGCTCCTCAGAAGGTGGTGTggcggcagcgtctgcgtccgTTCCTGCATCGCTCAACGAAGGGacaagcggcagcgcggcctgtGGGAAGGCTGCGAGTGCGCGAGCGTAA
- a CDS encoding WD domain, G-beta repeat-containing protein (encoded by transcript BESB_076620), protein MAFAPPAGGRHCPPTIIYPSRTPLRRSVPSPPVSTPPAPPPESSHATVGGFGETQSSSFVALSQSQVSITGARSSLSSTEAVKCAVSQRPGSPLHDFPITVTRPSTTSSMAVRFSSTCSVNGMTPKSASFKHADARVDGIQEGLTAALATGVDGTAVIPKEPPQHDEQRLEDSEQEQESDESAMQDHFPEPELLRTFRDKCSPINGVAFSPDMQCMYTSSDDCSLHIYSLQKGVCTRVLHANKYGVHNIRILPHSLVHHVSSSSASSPSSSAGGAGPHGLQQPHLQPPPGGAAGVTCLCLCGTRASSAPAASSPPNTHAVGANRTGAPAASGVKAQAGKGKAAEGAAEPGPGRPPATSGYTAFAVRLWDLAENRYVRTFPLNGKVCRGNGLCLHPQRNTFACCSEDAMVRLFALDKEQPLWSRAVATSTPLAAFDSEGLVLAVYEGQGDVTFFDGKHPQHPFLRFSIGKLLRRRAGCGSSPASDISKTVCRRCSLPLRVKASAEDAPEGSADSHSMAKYCHCGEQTPRSAPGSPECESDFEEWPTSLLFSPDDSELVVGTSDERLLFFDSTTGEVLRVLKTQRRDVRRHAPPTASADSPAATRGQGDRKQGEPGAAGASEAGQTAASGRNSMEGRGCWAVESEQIRKALRRDVWGEPARRPCFDKRRRGSNDDGDEGNTRSERRRRSQSGREEGLERTSCTELGTGSAAAARSSGRAARSARSGSLSPSRGDERVDGPSLFAISPMPFGCSSSCPDCCSTPSSVSSGPRGPASLPVFVPAFTPCGRFLAVGGADRYVHIFDLHARGGKGKEMFALGRCESDPQFVVFNSKFDVLLTAGLNASVWRHSFSRKVQPPLTCWT, encoded by the coding sequence ATGGCTTTTGCTCCGCCAGCAGGAGGGCGGCATTGCCCTCCAACAATCATCTACCCCTCACGGACGCCGCTTCGGCGCTCAGTTCCTTCTCCGCCCGTCTCTACTCCGCCGGCACCGCCGCCGGAATCTTCGCATGCTACCGTGGGAGGTTTCGGCGAAACACAAAGCTCGTCTTTTGTGGCTTTGTCACAATCGCAAGTGTCAATCACAGGGGCGCGTTCCTCGCTCTCATCTACGGAGGCTGTCAAGTGTGCGGTGAGTCAGCGGCCAGGCTCACCGCTCCATGATTTTCCAATCACGGTGACGCGCCCGTCAACTACCTCGAGCATGGCTGTTCGTTTTTCTTCAACATGCTCTGTAAACGGTATGACACCGAAATCTGCATCGTTCAAACATGCGGATGCGCGAGTGGATGGTATTCAGGAAGGCTTGACGGCCGCGCTAGCGACGGGCGTGGACGGTACTGCTGTAATTCCGAAAGAGCCTCCACAGCACGATGAACAGCGTCTCGAAGATTCCGAGCAAGAACAGGAAAGCGATGAATCCGCAATGCAAGACCATTTTCCGGAGCCAGAGCTGCTCCGCACATTCCGCGACAAGTGCAGTCCCATCAATGGGGTTGCGTTTTCTCCCGACATgcagtgtatgtacacctcgAGTGACGACTGCTCCTTGCATATTTACTCCCTTCAGAAGGGCGTGTGCACGCGCGTCTTGCACGCGAACAAGTACGGCGTTCACAACATCCGTATTTTGCCCCACTCTCTTGTCCACCATGTTTCTTcatcgtctgcctcttctccgtcatcctcagcgggcggcgcggggccacacgggctgcagcagcctcaCTTGCAGCCTCCCCCGGGAGGGGCCGCTGGGGTGACGTGCCTGTGTCTGTGCGGAACGCGCGCTTCatcggcgccggccgcctcgAGCCCTCCGAATACGCACGCAGTTGGGGCAAACCGGACAGGCGCCCCTGCCGCGTCAGGAGTCAAGGCTCAGGCTGGAAAAGGGAAAGCCGCTGAGGGCGCGGCCGAACCGGGGCCTGGTCGGCCCCCAGCGACGTCCGGCTACACGGCGTTCGCGGTGCGCCTATGGGACCTTGCGGAAAATCGCTATGTCCGGACTTTCCCGTTGAACGGGAAGGTATGCCGCGGGAATGGCCTCTGTCTGCACCCGCAACGCAACACTTTCGCCTGTTGCAGCGAGGACGCAATGGTGCGCCTGTTCGCGTTGGACAAGGAGCAGCCCCTGTGGTCTCGGGCGGTTGCCACGTCCACCCCCCTCGCTGCATTCGACAGCGAAGGCCTTGTACTTGCCGTCTATGAAGGGCAAGGCGACGTGACGTTTTTCGACGGCAAGCACCCTCAGCACCCGTTCCTCCGATTCTCCATTGGGAAGCTgttgcgccgccgcgccggctgcgggtCGTCTCCAGCGTCTGATATCTCCAAGACGGTTTGTCGGCGGTGTTCCTTGCCTCTGCGTGTCAAGGCCAGTGCGGAAGACGCTCCTGAAGGCAGCGCCGATTCCCATTCGATGGCGAAGTACTGCCACTGCGGCGAGCAAacgccgcgaagcgcgcctGGCTCGCCAGAATGCGAGAGCGACTTCGAAGAATGGCCCACGAGTCTGTTGTTTTCTCCTGATGATTCAGAGCTAGTCGTGGGAACAAGCGACGAGAGGCTCTTGTTCTTCGATTCCACGACGGGAGAGGTGCTGCGGGTTctgaagacgcagcgccggGATGTGCGCCGACATGCACCTCCAACCGCTAGTGCTGATTcaccagcggcgacgcgcggacaGGGCGACCGCAAGCAGGGTGAACCgggagcggcaggcgcgtctgAAGCGGGTCAAACAGCTGCGTCGGGGCGAAACAGTATGGAAGGGCGTGGATGCTGGGCTGTAGAGTCTGAGCAGATCAGAAAGGCTCTGCGAAGGGACGTTTGGGGGGagccggcgcgacgcccaTGTTTCGACAAACGACGGCGTGGCTCGAATGACGACGGAGATGAGGGGAATACGCGAAGtgaaagacgcagaaggtCACAGTCAGGAAGGGAGGAAGGGCTGGAGAGGACCTCTTGCACGGAACTGGGTACTGgatctgcggctgcggcgcgctcctCGGGGCGCGCTGCACGGTCTGCGAGGTCGGGATCGCTCTCACCGtcacgcggcgacgagcgcgtTGACGGTCCGTCTCTTTTTGCCATATCGCCTATGCCATTTGGATGTTCATCCTCGTGTCCGGATTGTTGTTCGACTCCGTCGTCCGTCTCCTCTGGCCCGAGGGGCCCTGCCTCGCTCCCAGTTTTTGTTCCCGCTTTCACGCCGTGTGGCCGGTTCCTGGCAGTAGGCGGAGCCGACCGGTACGTGCACATTTTTGACCTccacgcgcgaggaggcaagGGGAAAGAAATGTTTGCGTTAGGGCGGTGCGAGAGCGACCCCCAGTTTGTGGTGTTCAATTCAAAGTTCGATGTCTTGCTCACAGCAGGCTTGAATGCTTCCGTGTGGAGGCATTCCTTTAGCCGAAAGGTGCAGCCTCCTCTCACGTGTTGGACGTGA
- a CDS encoding pyridine nucleotide-disulfide oxidoreductase domain-containing protein (encoded by transcript BESB_076600): protein MPFAGVFPPFAFLLCCSAVTAASGSMRPSVCHLSEKELLLRQRLPPPEDDPLHVKYLVVGGGPAAGYFLHYFADPVARPADAKQSEGRAEATSQADAKPAGLLPSASSSAPGDALETKNDLQQCSATAPVAGEGLTVPSTSAASAAKQEASGGAAARQDTDEALQPDSLALLRWVEKEDTGVNLSRDATNADDLPKGELASPSATLHTVPSKTSLSSRVHSLARLSMQNKDRTLRFLMVSSECVLPYERPALSKGYLLGKAQFPKFNVAAGIGGELQDAQWYVDHGVHVLLNEAVASVDLANRRASLQHSQRTVSFEKLIVATGLRCVDFAGFGLWNLRGIPTNVLTFRFATEAAEVVELVKEVKERTGATLSQMLPSSEGDLGTADASKGSVVVIGTGFTGTEVAAALSQQGLKVFVVTRSARLLSKIYTPELSDFYEQQFEQHGVTIIKNASVHNLVRAVDSDERVTAVHVILSDGSSHVLPADFVVAAIGNRPVVEFLNSQLQLADECVGGGILVDKHLQAFPSREVQIAAAAAQKPHPEVYALGDVAAFPQRRAGARPVRYEYIWNARSMAAYLAKHLRCVEKEEKKKEAMLTGAGGLNVAEEAEEEETVNDRALEEAEAGPPQRADTSQRDEDSDSDSDGATGRRKPSKACDSGHGYEFLPSYYSRFFDFSWKLYGFRKGTPVHVNDVDRQISRKIIVVWIDDDKRVQGVFLEGGAPDEEQLIRRAADATVRVPVEAIQRAKDVAGVLDIIR from the exons aTGCCGTTCGCCGGCGTCTTTCCCccgttcgccttcctcctctgctgctcaGCGGTCACAGCAGCCTCTGGTAGCATGCGTCCGTCTGTCTGCCACCTCTCCGAGAAGGAGTTgctcctgcggcagcggctgccacCCCCCGAGGATGATCCGCTCCACGTCAAGTACTTGGTAGTGGGCGGAgggcccgcggcggggtATTTTCTCCACTACTTCGCCGACCCTgtggcgcggcctgccgACGCCAAACAGTCGGAagggagagcggaggcgaccaGCCAGGCAGATGCAAAGCCCGCCGGgctgctgccgtctgcgtcgtcgtctgcccCCGGCGACGCTCTGGAGACAAAAAATGACCTGCAGCAGTGCAGCGCAACTGCCCCCGTGGCGGGCGAAGGCCTGACAGTCCCGTCCACatctgcagcctctgcggcgaaACAAGAGGCATCGGGaggagcagccgcgcgccaaGACACGGATGAGGCCTTACAACCCGATTCGCTGGCCTTGCTGCGCTGGGTCGAAAAGGAAGATACGGGTGTGAACCTGAGCAGAGACGCAACGAACGCCGACGATTTACCGAAAGGCGAActggcgtcgccctccgcgacccTCCACACCGTTCCTTCGAAGACGTCGCTCTCCAGCCGCGTCCACTCTCTAGCCAGGCTCTCCATGCAGAACAAAGATCGCACGCTGCGATTTCTCATGGTGTCCTCTGAGTGCGTGTTGCCATATGAACGCCCGGCTCTCTCCAAG GGATATCTTCTCGGCAAGGCGCAGTTTCCCAAGTTCAACGTCGCGGCGGGCATTGGGGGAGAGCTCCAAGACGCACAGTGGTATGTCGACCACGGCGTCCACGTGCTCCTTAACGAGGCCGTCGCTTCGGTGGACTTAGCGAaccgccgcgcgtccctgCAGCACTCGCAGAGGACTGTCTCGTTCGAGAAGCTGATCGTCGCGACGGGTCTGAGGTGTGTGGACTTTGCAG GTTTCGGCCTGTGGAATCTTCGAGGCATACCCACAAACGTGCTCACGTTTCGATTCGCCACTGAGGCCGCGGAAGTCGTTGAGCTAGTCAAGGAAGTCAAGGAGCGAACTGGCGCGACGCTCTCGCAAATGCTTCCGTCTTCGGAGGGCGACCTTGGCACCGCTGATGCATCCAAGGGCTCAGTCGTGGTCATCGGCACAGGATTTACCGGCACGGAagtcgccgcggctctgaGCCAACAG GGCCTGAAGGTGTTTGTGGTGACGCGAagtgcgcgccttctctccaaGATCTACACACCGGAACTGTCCGACTTCTACGAGCAGCAGTTCGAACAGCACGGCGTCACAATTATCAAAAACGCGTCGGTGCACAATCTGGTTCGCGCAGTCGACAGTGACGAGAG AGTCACAGCCGTGCACGTGATTctcagcgacggcagcagccaCGTTCTCCCCGCCGACTTCGTCGTGGCGGCCATCGGCAATCGGCCTGTCGTCGAATTCCTCAACT ctcagctgcagctggcAGACGAGTGCGTAGGAGGCGGCATTCTGGTCGACAAGCACCTTCAGGCATTCCCTTCTCGCGAAGTCCAGatcgctgcagctgctgcccaAAAGCCACATCCAGAGGTCTACGCCCTcggcgacgtcgcggcgtttccgcagcgccgcgcgggcgcccgaCCCGTGAGGTACGAGTACATTTGGAACGCGCGCTCTATGGCGGCCTACTTGGCGAAGCACTTGCGCTGTgtcgagaaggaggagaaaaagaaagaggcGATGCTGACGGGAGCGGGCGGCTTGAACGtcgccgaagaagcggaggaagaggaaactGTGAATGATCGTGCTCTAGAGGAAGCCGAGGCTGGAcccccgcagcgcgcggacaCGTCACAGAGGGACGAAGACTCGGACTCGGACTCTGACGGCGCGACGGGCCGTCGGAAGCCATCCAag GCATGCGACAGTGGCCACGGCTATGAGTTCTTGCCCAGCTACTACTCGCGTTTCTTCGATTTTTCCTGGAAGCTCTACGGTTTCCGCAAAG GCACCCCCGTGCACGTGAACGACGTCGACAGGCAGATCTCCCGGAAAATCATTGTGGTCTGGATCGATGACGACAAGAGGGTCCAAGGAGTATTTCTTGAAGGGGGAGCGCCCGATGAAGAACAGCTGATCCGA cgagccgcggacgccacTGTTCGCGTTCCAGTAGAGGCCATCCAGCGAGCGAAAGACGTTGCTGGAGTTTTGGATATCATTCGGTAA